In Herbaspirillum sp. WKF16, one genomic interval encodes:
- a CDS encoding TetR/AcrR family transcriptional regulator, whose translation MTETSKAAGAARPKFLRKGEQTRAAILDVALELASRDGLEGLTIGLLAEKMKMSKSGVFAHFGSREDLQIEVVRLYHTRFEQDVFYPSIKEPRGLPRLEAMFARWVKQVTVEIALGCIYISGAVEYDDRPGAIRDHLVAMVQAWRDALERCIKQAMEAGHMRADIDVGQMVFEMYGLILALHHDARFLHIPGSVERAEASFRRLIESYRPQGSDSAGAPKNSKSAAKKAA comes from the coding sequence ATGACAGAGACAAGCAAGGCGGCTGGCGCCGCCCGCCCCAAATTCCTGCGCAAAGGCGAACAGACCCGCGCCGCCATCCTGGATGTGGCGCTGGAACTGGCCAGCCGCGACGGCCTGGAAGGGCTCACCATCGGCCTGCTGGCCGAGAAGATGAAGATGAGCAAGTCCGGCGTGTTCGCCCATTTCGGCTCGCGCGAGGACCTGCAGATCGAGGTCGTGCGGCTCTACCACACCCGCTTCGAGCAGGACGTGTTCTATCCCTCCATCAAGGAGCCGCGCGGCCTGCCGCGCCTGGAGGCGATGTTCGCGCGCTGGGTCAAGCAGGTGACCGTGGAAATCGCGCTGGGCTGCATCTACATCAGCGGCGCGGTGGAATACGACGACCGTCCCGGCGCCATCCGCGACCACCTGGTGGCCATGGTGCAGGCCTGGCGCGATGCGCTGGAGCGTTGCATCAAGCAGGCCATGGAAGCCGGCCACATGCGCGCCGACATCGATGTGGGCCAGATGGTCTTCGAGATGTACGGCCTGATCCTGGCGCTGCACCACGACGCCCGCTTCCTGCACATCCCGGGCAGCGTCGAGCGCGCCGAAGCCAGCTTCCGCCGCCTGATCGAGAGCTACCGCCCGCAGGGCAGCGACAGCGCAGGCGCCCCCAAGAATTCCAAATCCGCTGCAAAGAAAGCAGCGTAA